In one Parageobacillus genomosp. 1 genomic region, the following are encoded:
- a CDS encoding DegV family protein has protein sequence MKTAVVTDSTAYIPKEVRDRYKIHMIPLSVAFGAETYREEIDITTEQFYEKVRQQKELPTTSQPAVGEFVELFTSLREEGYDAVISIHLSSGISGTYQGALTAGNMVDSLQVYAYDSEISCMAQGFYTIEAAKMALDGKTPEEIIARLDEVKKTLRAYFMVDDLSHLQRGGRLTGAQAFIGGLLQIKPLLCFENKVIVPFEKIRTRKKAVKRIEELFAEDAAKGVPLKASIIHGNRPDEAEQWKQQLSSLYPNVEFIISYFGPVIGTHLGEGALGLTWYQP, from the coding sequence ATGAAAACTGCTGTTGTCACTGATAGCACGGCTTATATTCCGAAAGAAGTGCGCGATAGATACAAGATTCATATGATTCCGCTCAGCGTTGCGTTTGGCGCAGAGACGTATCGCGAGGAAATCGATATTACGACTGAGCAGTTTTACGAAAAGGTGAGGCAACAAAAGGAGCTGCCGACGACATCCCAGCCAGCGGTTGGCGAATTTGTCGAATTATTTACATCGCTCCGTGAGGAAGGCTACGATGCGGTCATTAGCATCCATCTCTCGAGCGGCATTAGCGGGACATACCAAGGTGCGCTAACGGCAGGAAATATGGTCGATAGTCTGCAAGTGTACGCGTACGATTCGGAAATCAGCTGCATGGCCCAAGGCTTTTACACGATCGAAGCGGCGAAGATGGCGCTTGACGGGAAAACGCCTGAGGAAATTATCGCACGGCTCGATGAAGTGAAAAAAACGCTGCGCGCTTACTTTATGGTCGACGATTTATCACATTTGCAGCGCGGCGGGAGGCTGACGGGAGCGCAGGCGTTCATCGGCGGACTGCTGCAAATTAAGCCGCTTCTTTGTTTTGAAAATAAAGTGATCGTTCCGTTTGAAAAAATTCGCACGCGCAAAAAAGCAGTGAAACGCATTGAAGAATTGTTTGCCGAAGACGCTGCCAAAGGAGTGCCGCTCAAAGCGTCGATTATTCACGGGAATCGTCCAGACGAGGCGGAACAATGGAAGCAGCAATTATCGAGCCTTTATCCGAATGTGGAGTTTATCATTAGCTATTTCGGACCTGTCATCGGCACCCATCTTGGCGAAGGCGCGTTAGGGTTAACGTGGTATCAGCCGTAA
- a CDS encoding response regulator, which produces MKTRIAIIDDHQLFREGIKRILEFEEEFEVVAEGADGSEVLSIVEQYRPDIVLMDINMPNMNGVEATKQLIEAYPETKVVVLSIHDDENYVMRALQTGATGYLLKEMDADTLIEAVKIVAEGGSYLHPKVTHNLIREYRRLALGKGESKTGKQEVRRPLHLLTRRECEVLQLLADGKSNRGIGEALYISEKTVKNHVSNILQKLNVNDRTQAVVVAIKNGWVEVR; this is translated from the coding sequence ATGAAAACGCGCATCGCAATCATTGATGATCATCAACTATTTCGTGAAGGGATTAAACGCATTTTAGAATTTGAGGAAGAATTTGAAGTTGTCGCCGAGGGTGCGGATGGCAGTGAAGTGCTTTCCATTGTCGAGCAATATCGGCCAGACATCGTTTTGATGGACATTAATATGCCAAACATGAATGGGGTTGAGGCGACGAAACAGTTGATTGAAGCGTATCCTGAGACGAAAGTCGTCGTTCTTTCCATTCATGACGATGAAAATTATGTCATGCGCGCGCTGCAAACAGGTGCGACAGGCTATTTATTAAAAGAGATGGATGCTGACACATTAATTGAAGCGGTGAAAATCGTCGCAGAAGGCGGATCATACTTGCATCCGAAAGTGACCCATAATTTAATTCGCGAATACCGCCGCTTGGCCTTAGGAAAGGGCGAAAGCAAAACTGGAAAACAGGAAGTGCGCCGGCCGCTCCATCTGTTAACGCGCCGCGAATGCGAGGTGTTGCAGCTGTTAGCGGATGGAAAAAGCAACCGTGGAATTGGCGAAGCGCTATACATTAGCGAAAAAACGGTGAAAAATCATGTTAGCAATATTTTGCAAAAACTAAACGTGAATGACCGTACACAAGCAGTAGTGGTCGCCATCAAAAATGGCTGGGTCGAAGTTCGTTAG
- a CDS encoding sensor histidine kinase: MATDKHIDVKQLDKIVEKMIDTVQHSKDEIFRIGEQSRQEHDQLLQELIELKRKIKQTIEEADQLEIKARLSRRHLSEVSQNFSSHSEEEIREAYEKAHALHMELAMVREREKQLRLRRDELERRLAGLKEIIERAEHLVGQITVVLHYLDSDFRQVGEFIEGAKQKQEFGLKIIEAQEEERKRLSREIHDGPAQTLAHVMIRSDLLEKVLKDRGIDAAIAEIRDFKKMVRSALSEVRRIIYDLRPMALDDLGLVPTLKKYLQTIEEYNKGVTVSFVHIGEEIRLPSRMEVAVFRLVQESVQNALKHAEGTNIEVKMEINSDQLLVMVKDNGKGFDTTVKKENAFGLIGMKERVELLEGTLTIRSKVGFGTTVFIRIPLNVPMRDEKREERNE, from the coding sequence ATGGCTACAGATAAACATATAGACGTAAAACAATTGGATAAAATTGTCGAAAAAATGATCGACACGGTTCAACATAGCAAGGATGAAATTTTTCGCATAGGTGAACAGTCACGTCAGGAGCATGATCAGTTGCTGCAGGAGCTAATCGAACTGAAACGGAAGATCAAACAGACGATTGAAGAAGCGGACCAGCTCGAAATAAAAGCGCGTCTTTCCCGCCGTCATCTTTCCGAAGTGAGTCAAAATTTTTCCTCTCATTCCGAGGAAGAAATTCGTGAAGCATACGAAAAGGCACATGCATTACACATGGAATTGGCGATGGTTCGCGAACGGGAAAAACAGCTGCGGCTGCGGCGCGATGAGCTTGAGCGGCGCTTAGCAGGATTGAAAGAGATCATTGAACGCGCGGAACATTTAGTCGGGCAAATTACCGTTGTGCTTCATTACTTAGACAGCGATTTCCGCCAAGTGGGAGAATTTATTGAAGGAGCAAAGCAAAAGCAGGAGTTTGGTCTTAAAATTATTGAGGCCCAAGAAGAGGAGAGAAAGCGGTTGTCGCGCGAGATTCATGACGGTCCTGCGCAAACGCTGGCCCATGTCATGATTCGTTCCGATCTGCTAGAGAAAGTATTAAAAGACCGGGGCATCGATGCGGCGATTGCCGAAATTCGCGATTTTAAAAAGATGGTTCGTTCCGCTCTTTCCGAAGTGCGCAGGATTATTTATGATCTAAGACCAATGGCTCTTGACGATTTAGGTTTAGTGCCTACACTTAAAAAATACCTACAAACTATCGAAGAGTATAATAAAGGGGTTACCGTCTCCTTTGTTCACATCGGCGAAGAAATAAGACTGCCGTCCCGTATGGAAGTGGCGGTGTTTCGCCTTGTCCAAGAATCAGTGCAAAATGCCCTTAAGCATGCGGAGGGGACAAACATTGAAGTAAAGATGGAGATCAATAGCGATCAGCTGCTCGTTATGGTAAAAGATAACGGCAAAGGATTTGATACAACGGTCAAAAAAGAAAACGCCTTTGGGCTGATCGGCATGAAAGAACGCGTCGAATTGCTAGAAGGAACGTTAACGATTCGTTCCAAAGTTGGATTCGGCACGACGGTATTTATTCGCATTCCACTAAATGTTCCGATGAGGGATGAAAAAAGGGAGGAGAGGAATGAATGA
- a CDS encoding YigZ family protein, giving the protein MLQKYYTVKGYGENEIIIEKSRFICYINRATTEEEAVQFIQQIKKKHWDATHNCSAYIIGEHDQIQKANDDGEPSGTAGIPMLEVLKKKGLKDTVAVVTRYFGGIKLGAGGLVRAYGRAVSEGLKAAGIVERRLVRVMHVTIDYTWLGKVENELHSSVYTIKNINYAENVTIEVLVDEADQQPFREWMTELTNGRAKVVGGEIEYMEREAIV; this is encoded by the coding sequence TTGTTGCAAAAATATTATACCGTAAAAGGATATGGAGAAAACGAAATTATTATTGAGAAATCCCGTTTTATCTGTTATATCAATAGAGCAACAACGGAAGAAGAGGCCGTTCAGTTTATTCAACAAATCAAAAAGAAGCATTGGGATGCGACCCATAACTGTTCTGCTTATATCATCGGCGAGCACGATCAAATTCAAAAAGCAAACGACGACGGCGAACCGAGCGGAACGGCGGGCATCCCAATGCTTGAAGTGCTGAAGAAAAAAGGGCTAAAAGACACTGTTGCCGTCGTCACCCGCTATTTTGGCGGCATTAAGCTTGGCGCTGGCGGTCTTGTCCGCGCTTACGGAAGAGCCGTATCCGAAGGATTGAAAGCTGCGGGCATTGTCGAACGCCGCCTTGTGCGCGTCATGCATGTTACCATTGATTACACATGGCTTGGAAAAGTGGAAAATGAATTGCATTCCTCCGTATATACTATTAAAAACATCAATTACGCCGAAAACGTAACAATCGAGGTGCTCGTCGACGAAGCCGACCAACAGCCGTTCCGCGAATGGATGACCGAGCTCACCAACGGGAGGGCGAAGGTCGTCGGAGGGGAAATAGAATATATGGAAAGGGAAGCCATAGTGTAA
- a CDS encoding LCP family protein produces MDRRSGKKIKRRKKRKKRFIKLLLSMVLMVLLVILSYTGYVGYKTYKAANNSYSDLENRDKISSLRNAPVHISEDPISVLIMGIENYSGKGDKGRSDSLIIATFNPKDESMKMLSIPRDTKVYIPAINRRDKINHAYAYGGKEATIETVEQFLNIPIDYYVKVNFKGFVNIIDELGGVTVNVPFDFYDINSQWEKFYFKKGKMKLDGEAALVYARMRKKDPRGDFGRNERQQQIVRAVIDKILSPSIIFKIDDIAEEIGRNIETNMSIGEALAFRKKYSDFNSSHIQTLKIEGQDEYVNGVYYFIPDDDEMREVRQQLRQHLDLPSDASSDAEKQSSQ; encoded by the coding sequence ATGGATAGAAGATCTGGAAAAAAAATAAAAAGACGTAAAAAACGTAAAAAACGCTTCATAAAACTTTTGTTATCCATGGTGTTGATGGTACTGCTAGTAATATTGTCGTATACAGGATACGTAGGGTATAAAACATACAAAGCTGCTAACAATTCATATTCCGACTTGGAAAACAGGGATAAAATATCTTCCCTTCGAAATGCACCTGTTCATATTTCGGAAGATCCTATTTCCGTTTTAATCATGGGTATAGAAAACTACTCTGGGAAAGGGGACAAAGGACGCTCCGACTCGCTGATTATCGCTACGTTTAATCCAAAAGATGAATCGATGAAAATGCTGAGTATCCCCCGTGATACCAAGGTATATATTCCTGCTATAAACCGTAGGGACAAGATTAACCATGCCTATGCATACGGGGGAAAAGAGGCGACGATAGAAACCGTAGAACAATTTTTAAATATTCCTATCGATTACTATGTAAAAGTAAACTTTAAAGGGTTTGTTAATATTATTGATGAGCTTGGCGGCGTCACTGTAAATGTCCCTTTTGACTTTTATGACATCAATAGCCAGTGGGAAAAGTTTTATTTTAAAAAAGGAAAAATGAAGCTTGACGGGGAAGCAGCGCTTGTATATGCACGCATGCGCAAAAAAGACCCGCGTGGGGATTTTGGAAGAAATGAACGGCAACAGCAAATTGTCCGTGCCGTTATCGACAAAATATTATCCCCTTCTATTATCTTCAAAATCGACGATATTGCGGAAGAAATTGGACGTAATATTGAAACAAACATGTCCATTGGGGAAGCACTTGCATTCCGGAAAAAATACTCTGATTTTAATTCGTCGCATATTCAAACGTTAAAAATCGAAGGGCAAGACGAATACGTTAATGGCGTTTACTATTTTATCCCTGATGATGATGAAATGAGGGAGGTAAGGCAGCAACTTCGCCAACACCTAGACCTGCCTTCCGATGCTTCTTCAGATGCGGAAAAACAATCGTCCCAGTAA
- a CDS encoding O-antigen ligase family protein: protein MHNSAIMKVAMTLLASIFLAWIAVFLISEEHLTISILVVGLSTAILLGGAFYARLFWGRYSFLEKCLSILLFSSFIGAGLVSYDIGPLTLFPFRILLLAILVLIIVERIKGKFKWDDRVTFQPILLFLSLWVSYGIISIAWAPVVSEGIKEIIYLFTGISVVVLVMFIYQKNINYLEFYWIWIVMTVFLVFIGMVNHFGHYHLPHSRIYTAPWYQKDIPTAVFVNENDYASFLAISLFFLVSLVRHSRNWLVKGTGLLVMALAIYLVVVTASRANYLAIVVGFFFWYVFLLTKREKIQVLFATVAVGGTISLLLYQKVANILLIVLEQFSSLFTDSYKPEASVDIRANLLKNALHFIEKSYGFGIGAGNIEYYMENYPLYNTFGDYNMHNWWMELFVHYGTLIFILYVLMFFYLIYAIYRIYLLSNDITVKQISEALVCGLVVFILASISPNSFMALTYNWTLIAFAVGFVNIHKYHIMLGGK, encoded by the coding sequence TTGCATAACTCGGCAATCATGAAGGTGGCAATGACGCTGTTAGCTTCTATTTTCTTAGCATGGATTGCTGTTTTCCTAATCTCGGAAGAACATTTAACTATCTCCATATTGGTTGTTGGCCTGTCTACGGCTATTTTGTTAGGAGGTGCCTTTTATGCCCGTTTATTCTGGGGGCGTTATTCTTTTCTCGAAAAGTGTTTAAGTATCCTTTTATTTAGTTCTTTTATTGGTGCTGGGCTCGTTTCCTATGATATAGGACCGTTGACACTATTTCCATTTCGTATTCTTTTATTGGCCATATTAGTACTAATAATAGTTGAAAGGATAAAGGGAAAGTTCAAATGGGATGACCGAGTTACTTTTCAGCCTATTTTACTGTTCCTTTCTCTATGGGTTTCTTATGGAATCATTTCTATCGCATGGGCTCCAGTGGTTTCCGAAGGAATAAAAGAAATCATTTACTTATTTACGGGAATTTCAGTGGTTGTCCTTGTTATGTTTATTTATCAAAAAAATATAAACTATTTAGAATTCTACTGGATATGGATAGTGATGACAGTATTTTTAGTTTTTATCGGGATGGTCAACCACTTTGGGCATTATCACTTACCGCATTCGAGGATCTATACTGCTCCTTGGTATCAGAAAGATATTCCTACTGCTGTGTTTGTAAACGAAAATGACTACGCGAGTTTTCTTGCTATTAGTTTGTTTTTTCTTGTTTCACTAGTCCGTCATTCTCGAAACTGGCTAGTCAAAGGTACAGGACTATTAGTGATGGCTTTAGCGATTTACTTAGTGGTAGTTACTGCTTCTCGGGCAAATTATCTGGCTATTGTTGTCGGCTTTTTCTTTTGGTATGTGTTTCTTTTAACTAAAAGGGAAAAGATTCAAGTATTATTTGCAACCGTGGCGGTAGGGGGAACGATATCACTTTTATTATATCAAAAAGTGGCGAATATCCTTTTGATCGTATTAGAACAATTTAGCAGTTTATTTACAGATAGCTATAAACCGGAAGCATCGGTCGATATTCGTGCCAATTTACTAAAAAATGCGTTGCATTTTATAGAAAAGAGCTATGGGTTTGGAATAGGGGCTGGAAATATCGAGTATTATATGGAAAATTACCCTTTATACAATACTTTTGGCGACTACAACATGCATAATTGGTGGATGGAATTGTTCGTTCATTATGGTACGCTTATTTTTATTTTGTATGTGCTAATGTTTTTTTATTTAATTTATGCTATTTACAGGATTTATTTGTTGTCCAACGATATTACAGTTAAACAGATTAGTGAAGCGCTTGTCTGTGGATTAGTGGTGTTTATTTTGGCAAGTATTAGCCCAAATTCGTTTATGGCTCTTACGTACAACTGGACATTAATCGCCTTTGCAGTTGGTTTTGTAAATATTCACAAATACCATATTATGTTAGGAGGTAAATAA
- a CDS encoding acyltransferase produces MRPVSMGQNVVIGKNVTFGENVTIGNNVIIYEGVIIGDNVVIQDNVVIGKKPVRAKTSILPKVEEFPPTKIGSGCTIGTSSIIYADAVLGNDVFVADLATIRERVIIGEKTIIGRGVAIENDCRIGKNCKLETNCYITAYSELGDYVFVAPCVVTTNDNYMARSKERYGKFKGVTVKEGGRIGANAIILPGKTIEEDGAVAAGSIVTKDVPREQFVMGVPAKPFKKVPEDQLLRNQR; encoded by the coding sequence ATGAGACCAGTAAGCATGGGACAAAATGTCGTGATTGGCAAAAACGTAACGTTTGGTGAAAACGTAACGATTGGGAACAACGTTATTATTTATGAGGGCGTTATCATTGGCGACAACGTGGTGATCCAAGACAATGTGGTTATTGGAAAAAAACCCGTTCGTGCGAAGACGTCTATTTTGCCGAAAGTAGAGGAATTTCCGCCGACCAAAATCGGTTCAGGATGTACGATCGGGACCTCTTCGATTATTTATGCAGATGCCGTGCTTGGTAACGACGTATTTGTCGCCGATTTGGCAACGATTCGCGAACGGGTAATAATCGGCGAGAAAACAATTATTGGCCGCGGGGTGGCGATTGAGAACGATTGCCGTATCGGCAAAAATTGCAAGCTGGAAACGAATTGTTATATTACGGCTTATTCCGAACTCGGTGACTATGTTTTTGTTGCTCCTTGCGTAGTCACAACAAATGATAATTACATGGCCCGTTCCAAGGAACGTTACGGAAAATTTAAAGGGGTTACGGTAAAAGAGGGAGGACGCATCGGCGCGAATGCCATCATTCTACCGGGGAAGACGATCGAGGAAGACGGGGCTGTCGCCGCTGGAAGCATCGTTACGAAGGATGTCCCAAGAGAGCAATTCGTAATGGGCGTTCCTGCCAAGCCTTTCAAAAAGGTTCCGGAAGACCAACTATTAAGAAACCAAAGATAA